The Paracoccus seriniphilus genome includes a window with the following:
- a CDS encoding helix-turn-helix domain-containing protein — MDDDDGEDSAAVGAEEARRAVVLRPLVQACLNGTGSLESGINDAVWELGVSRATVWRWIKRLAEEGGAPALWYRGSGAARQVGF; from the coding sequence ATGGATGATGATGATGGCGAGGACTCCGCTGCCGTTGGTGCTGAGGAGGCTCGCAGGGCCGTCGTGCTGCGCCCTCTCGTTCAGGCATGTCTCAATGGGACTGGCAGTCTGGAAAGTGGCATCAATGATGCCGTTTGGGAGCTTGGTGTCAGTAGGGCGACGGTCTGGCGTTGGATAAAGCGGCTAGCTGAGGAGGGTGGCGCACCAGCGCTCTGGTACCGCGGAAGCGGGGCCGCCCGACAGGTAGGGTTTTGA